A genomic window from Rhizobium sp. 007 includes:
- a CDS encoding glycoside hydrolase family 2 protein — protein MGGRLASVGAEETLLSEGWNLVLTEPGACLTPHDIPPSSRFIAAPVPGTVADALERAGLFDRENPEPLNTKDAWYVCRLFDAQPGDVILRFGGLATLCHVFLNGQEILSSESMFTAHEIPVTLMGGDDLVLCFRALGPRLSEPGARARWRPQMIAPQGLKNFRTTLLGHMPGWCPEIHAVGPWRPITLVRRSVMSIDNVSIRAVLENGVGRLSVSLHADAENPEMLLRCGEVEQGFEKIGGNHYSAILKLPEVTPWWPHTHGTPHLYELTLVSDGTEYSLGKTGFRRIEIDRGVEGDGFGLRVNNEPVFCRGAVWTTADIVRLPGFRADYEPFLRLAAGAGMNMIRIGGTMAYETPEFFELCNELGILVWQDFMFANFDYPRSDKAFTGHVHAEVEGFIHGVQASPSLAVLCGGSEIYQQAAMLGLPQEFWRGPLTEDVIPAIAERMRPDVPYVPNSPHGGAMPFSPNTGVTHYYGIGAYMRPLEDARRADVRFAAETLAFAHAPQQKTLQRHLDVPAVHSPLWKARVPRDRGASWDFEDVRDFYLKELYNVDPAALRRENPERYLDLSRAVTGEVLTETFAEWRRRGSNCNGALVWTLQDILPGPGWGVVDSTGEPKPVWFAMRRAFRPVQVLLTDEGTNGLDVHVINETGESLPVELEVVCLRDGKQRAVSGSQALILAPRSTEKLAATELFGAFFDTTYAFRFGPPSHDVTVARLRSVDGGLLAEAFHFPLGRSKAFHDAAIDVKAVEDGGNWTLELQADRFAQSVHVDVPNYRAADDWFHLAPGSVKRVPLHGLAGATKGEAPSGEIRTLGGSRILAI, from the coding sequence ATGGGGGGGCGGTTGGCGAGCGTCGGTGCGGAAGAGACCCTGCTTTCCGAAGGCTGGAACCTGGTTCTGACGGAACCGGGAGCTTGCTTGACGCCGCATGACATCCCGCCGTCTTCGAGGTTCATTGCAGCACCTGTTCCCGGCACTGTGGCTGACGCTCTGGAGCGCGCCGGTCTCTTCGATCGCGAAAATCCGGAGCCGCTGAATACGAAAGACGCCTGGTACGTCTGCCGGCTCTTCGACGCCCAGCCTGGCGATGTTATCCTTCGTTTCGGCGGGCTTGCGACGCTCTGCCATGTCTTTCTGAACGGGCAGGAAATCCTCTCTTCCGAGAGCATGTTCACGGCGCATGAAATCCCGGTCACGCTTATGGGCGGCGATGACCTGGTCCTTTGTTTCCGTGCGCTCGGTCCCCGTCTGAGCGAGCCCGGAGCCCGCGCCCGCTGGCGTCCTCAGATGATCGCGCCGCAGGGGCTCAAGAACTTTCGTACGACGCTGCTTGGTCACATGCCTGGCTGGTGCCCGGAAATTCATGCTGTCGGGCCGTGGCGGCCGATTACGCTTGTTCGCCGCAGCGTGATGTCGATCGATAATGTTTCGATCCGGGCTGTGCTGGAAAATGGCGTCGGCCGCCTCAGCGTTTCGTTGCACGCGGATGCCGAAAATCCCGAGATGCTGCTTCGCTGCGGAGAGGTGGAGCAAGGCTTTGAGAAGATCGGCGGAAATCATTATTCGGCGATCCTCAAGCTGCCGGAGGTCACGCCGTGGTGGCCGCATACGCACGGGACCCCGCATCTTTACGAACTGACGCTCGTTTCGGACGGCACCGAATATTCGCTCGGAAAGACCGGCTTCCGGCGGATTGAAATCGATCGTGGCGTCGAAGGCGACGGGTTCGGCCTTCGGGTAAATAACGAGCCCGTCTTCTGCCGCGGTGCTGTCTGGACGACGGCCGATATCGTTCGCCTGCCGGGTTTTCGCGCGGACTACGAGCCCTTTCTGCGCCTTGCTGCCGGCGCCGGTATGAACATGATCCGCATCGGCGGCACGATGGCATATGAAACGCCAGAGTTCTTCGAGCTTTGCAACGAGCTCGGCATTCTTGTCTGGCAGGACTTCATGTTCGCCAATTTCGACTATCCGCGAAGCGACAAGGCCTTCACGGGCCACGTTCATGCCGAAGTCGAGGGTTTTATCCATGGAGTGCAGGCTTCTCCGTCGCTCGCGGTTCTTTGCGGCGGAAGCGAGATTTATCAACAGGCGGCGATGCTTGGGTTGCCGCAGGAATTCTGGCGCGGACCGCTGACGGAGGACGTCATCCCGGCGATTGCAGAGCGTATGCGCCCCGACGTGCCCTACGTGCCGAACTCCCCTCACGGTGGGGCCATGCCTTTCTCGCCAAATACCGGCGTCACGCACTATTACGGCATTGGTGCCTATATGCGCCCGCTGGAGGATGCTCGCCGCGCCGACGTCCGGTTTGCTGCAGAAACCCTCGCCTTCGCCCATGCACCGCAACAAAAGACATTGCAGCGGCATCTGGATGTCCCGGCAGTCCATAGTCCGCTGTGGAAAGCTCGCGTTCCGCGGGATCGCGGCGCCTCCTGGGATTTCGAGGATGTTCGCGACTTCTACCTGAAGGAACTTTATAACGTCGACCCAGCGGCGCTGCGCCGGGAAAATCCGGAGCGCTATCTCGATTTGTCTCGCGCCGTGACGGGCGAGGTTCTGACGGAAACCTTCGCCGAATGGCGGCGCAGGGGTTCAAACTGCAACGGTGCTCTTGTCTGGACGCTTCAGGATATTCTGCCTGGTCCCGGTTGGGGCGTTGTCGATTCCACCGGTGAGCCGAAACCGGTCTGGTTTGCCATGCGCCGCGCCTTCCGCCCGGTTCAAGTGCTGCTGACGGACGAGGGCACGAACGGCCTTGACGTGCATGTCATCAACGAAACCGGGGAAAGCTTGCCGGTTGAGCTTGAAGTCGTCTGCCTGCGAGACGGCAAGCAGAGAGCCGTCAGCGGCAGCCAGGCACTGATACTTGCGCCAAGATCCACCGAAAAGCTCGCCGCGACCGAGCTCTTCGGCGCATTTTTCGACACGACCTATGCTTTCCGTTTCGGTCCACCTTCCCATGACGTAACCGTCGCGCGGCTGCGCTCGGTCGATGGCGGCCTGCTTGCCGAAGCATTCCATTTCCCGCTCGGACGGTCGAAGGCGTTTCACGATGCCGCGATCGATGTGAAGGCGGTAGAAGATGGCGGGAACTGGACCCTTGAGCTGCAGGCCGATCGCTTTGCGCAGTCCGTACACGTTGATGTCCCGAATTACCGTGCAGCCGACGATTGGTTTCATCTGGCGCCAGGTTCGGTCAAACGCGTCCCACTGCATGGCCTTGCGGGCGCGACGAAGGGCGAGGCGCCCTCTGGTGAAATCAGGACGTTGGGAGGTTCGCGTATTTTGGCGATCTGA